A region of the Aquila chrysaetos chrysaetos chromosome 15, bAquChr1.4, whole genome shotgun sequence genome:
TCATCCAGTATTTGAGGTCCTCCTCATTTGCTGCTTGACATCTCTTAGGCAGTGGAGAAAGGAGTCTCTAGAAGACAATCCCATCCTTCTGGAGATGTTGGGCTCTCTCCATTGTGCATTATAGGAGCCTTGATAACAGTTTTTTACATGGTTACAGTGAGATGCGAGCAACCCATCTAAAATGACCAAGAAAGGAATCACATGAATTGGCACTAGGGAGAAGTAAACTTCTCATTGCTTGAATTTCCTCAAAGGCATTTAAAGCTACCACTGCAACAGTACCAGCATGTCTGGACTGTTAGTTCAAAATCGTGAAATCTTATCTGACACTGTCTGTCTACTTCATTTCCTTGTTAACTGTATTAGATGCACAAGAGCATCTGCTTGATTTCTCCTCCGGTTGAGCAGCTTCTCTTTGGTTTCAAGGAAAATGCTACATTATTTTGGGTGCTTTGTGGGGTGGGGGAGCTATactgaagggaaggagaaatggcACTTTACtattgttttcttaataaaagTGCAAACCCTGTTTTGCTCCTTAACTGATTTTGCATGCACTTTTCACACAAAATGCATGCACCTTGTCTTGATTTAGCAAAGCAACAAAGGGGAAGCATGGTGCAAGAAAATAGGTAGTAATTCCAGAGTTTGTTTGCAATACTGAGCAGGGTCCCTGCAGTCAAATAGCAAATTCTTTCTTCTACTAGATGAAAATTTGGCTATGAAAACCAGCTGGAAAGAGTACTTCATCACCTCAGCCAGTACCGAGATCCCCCATTTGCAAGGAAAGCTCTCCATAATCTCTGCTCTTTCAAAACATCTTCAGGATATTTCTACTTGCAGGTCCGATTCCTTGAGCAACAAAATAAAGTGCTGGAAACCAAGTGGAGCCTGCTTCAGGAGCAGGGGATGAAAACAGTTAGGAACAACCTGGAGCCGCTTTTTGAGACTTACATCAACAACCTCAGGATGCAGCTGAACAGTTTGCTGAGCGACaagggaaggctggagggagagCTCGTCAACACACAGTACCTGGTTGAGGATTTCAAGAAGAAGTAAGTCTATTGAGCTAGTGGTCTACTTACCTAGGTAGGTGCAGCCTTTCTCTATTCCACATCCTTAAGCCAACTGGGTGATCCAGGAGAGTCCGGGACACAGGAATTCCCGACAGTGAAGACTGTGACATTTTCTCAAGATAAACAGTAACGGAGTAACAGATCCAAATACACAAACATTTAGGGAATAATTTAGAATATGATCAAAGACTTATTAACTAAATTAcctactgaggaaaaaaaaaattacatggtAGGTCTGAGAGTTTCAGGACAGCATGCTTAATTTGCTTAAGACAGGCAGAAGGAGTATGACTAATGgccagaaagaggaaaaaaagaatagattctttaaaatttttttgatgTACTTGTTTTAACTAGTTCAGCCTAGGAACATGCTCATGGTCTCTTATTCAGATGCTCTGTAGGAGAAAAGAACATTGTATGCAAAATGCTCTTAAGGAAGTTCATTCCAGCAAACCAAAATCACCTCCCTCTGTTACTTGCCTAAACAAATGCTCCTTCTGCTTCCCTCCATTAGGTATGAAGATGAAATCAACAGGCGTACAGTTGCAGAGAATGAATTTGTGACACTCAAGAAGGTGAGAGAAAATTACAGAACACCATCTGATGACTATTTGTAGAGCTCTAATCACCTATTCATTCACAAATCCATCCATTCATattccaaaagctttttttacGGTTTCTTCCCTGGACTGTTATTGCAGAGATATGCGTGTTCCTGACTTGCTGATAAGAGTTTAAGACACATTACCTAAATCTCTCATCCTCCAGGATGTAGATGCTGCCTATATGAACAAGGTGGAACTACAAGCCAAGGTAGATGCGCTGACTGAAGAAATTAACTTCCTGAGAGCCCTCTACGAAGCAGTGAGTACAACCACCTCCCAAGACATTTCAACCCTCAGTTAAgagcttcccttccctccctcctttcctctgaaAGCCTGTAATTTCTTCCCCCAGGAGATGCTAAATCCTTTACCTCTTTAGAGTTGTACCAACCGTCTTAGCTGTTTAGATAACAATCTGTAGCCTCTCCCAGGTCTGCACGCTCATCTGAAAGGATGAAAAGGCATCTCTCAAGTGAATTAGCTCACCTAATCCCGTGCACTTTGCAGGAGCTGTCTCAGATGCAGACCCAGATCTCCGACACCTCTGTTGTTCTCACCATGGACAACAACCGAAACCTGGACCTGGACAGCATCATCTCGGAGGTCAAAGCGCAGTATGAGGACATCGCCAACAGAAGCCGGGCTGAAGCAGAGTCCTGGTACCAAACCAAGGTGAAGAAACTGGGGGTTTCCGTGCTGTTATCTTCATGTCTTGTCTTGAACAGATAAAGTCTGACTCTTCCAACAAAACCTTCTCAAATATTGCATCTTGCACAGCAGCACTCCAGCTGCTAGTCTGGGCTCGAGGAGGCAGCCAATGCTTTCAGGCACCTGGGTTACTCcaaaaaggatggattttaTCTTGACTGGTTGTTCCTCTCTCTGTGACAGTACGAAGAGCTGCAGGCTACAGCGGGCAGGCACGGGGACGACCTCCGTAACACCAAGCAGGAGATCTCTGAGCTCAACCGCCACGTCCAGCGGCTGCGGTCTGAAATTGACAACGTGAAGAAACAGgtaaaaagcagcaaaccccACACTTTTAACCAATTTACACCCTGACTTgcaagggagaggaaggaaaacatcagAGGCAACCTAGGCAAGTTCTGCTCAGTTTGatcctttttctctcaaaaagaGAACTGTCACAAAAAATGATTAAGCTGATGGTGCTGGAATAAGACCTTGTGATTTCAGGGTAGATAAAGAACAAGTCTAGGTCTTGTATGGGGGAATTTGACTGGGGTTTTCTCTTCCGTAAGTGTGCAAATCTGAAAGCGGCCATCGCAGATGCTGAGGAGCGCGGGGAGATGGCCCTCAAGGATGCCAAAGCCAAACTGGCTGAGCTGGAAGATGCTCTGCAACAGGCCAAGGCCGACCTGGCCCGGCAGCTCCGCGAGTACCAGGAGCTCATGAACGTCAAGCTGGCCCTGGACATCGAGATCGCGACCTACAggaagctgctggagggagaggagtgCAGGTGGGTGGGAAACACAACCCTTCTAGTCCTGATGTTGGAGGAGCAAAGCAATGCAAGCACTGGAGatgctcagcatttctgaaatgctgaacaCGGCATtagggggtggggaggggggaagattGTCCTAGCTAATGGAAATAACATTGCAGGAAGCATCCCTGAAATATGcctagtttttatttttctccccaaaggTCTCTAGGAAATGTaccctgtttttttccccccactatCAACAGACTCCTTATCCTCTTACCTTTTTGTGTTCTGTCCCCTAACAGGCTGGCTGGAGATGGTGTCCCAGTGAATATCTGTAAGTCTCTAAAATATATGCAATTACCTGATTTAAGCATTAGTGTGTCTCTGCACCAAGAAGCCAATGCCTGGAGAAACTGaacacttttccttctccttcttgcAGCCGTGACCAGAACAACTGTGGGAACGGGATATGGAGGAGGAAGTAACCTCAGCATGGGAGGGGGAATCTGCAACATGGGGAACAGCTTCAGCTGTGGAAGTGGTCCTGGGGTTAGCAGCACCACCCTTGGAGGCGGCAGCAGCTCCAGCGTGAAGTTTGTCTCAACCTCCTCCTCCAGAAGAAGTTACAGAAGCTAAAAGTTTCCTTTCAGACGCTTTCACTCGCCAGAAAACACCTTAACACTGGTCCTTTACTAAAGCATAGTTGGTATCAACAGAATGAGGGCCACCTAAACCCTATGTCTTGTCGCACAGGAGCCTCACTTTAGGAACTCTCTCTCAGCTGTGTTGTCTAGCATGCATCGTGTAGGGCTCTGCTACTGAACATGAGTCCAACTCTTTTAAATTTGCAACTTGCTTGTTACAGCTCAGCATTTTTTGGCTGGattttgtatataaaatgtGTCCCATGACTGTTTGTCTCTCTTCACTTTCTGGTGTTTgtctaataaaaatgcatatgtaATTTATTCTATTTTGTGGACCTTTTAATTAAAGACATGgaacagcaaatgcaaatgcagataACAAGCACTTTTCCTAGGGCCCTGCCCAGTTAAAGGCTCAGATTTTTGCTCCTCATTCACATTTCCTGAATCTCTCCATTAGCAGCCAAAACACACAGGCACAGCGTAGCACCAAAGGGAGGTCTGCCGTTGATTTCCATGTTCTCCCCACCGTGCAAGTAAAACACCTGGAAGCTAAACACAGGGCACGCCACGGCAAGAGTCAGGCACAGGGGAGAAGGTCTAAGATTCATTTACTATGCAGCTTCCAGCCAATACAACATCCAGCAGCCTGGCTCCCAGGGGGTATGAAGGGCAGTGCCAAGTGTGTGATGTACCTGCATAAACTTCTAACAATAGGGAACTAATTACTAGGGGAGTAAGAGCAACCACCCAACTTGTTCAAGTATATCAGTCCATCTCAAAACCCCTTTTACTGTGAGCTGTCTCATCTAAGCGTAGGTGCCAGCAGTGCAAACATCTGCCTGAGCGGGTTGAAAGCACTCCCTTTCTGTTTGGAGCACTGGCCACACTGTTTTAGGGGTCTTGATGCTGATGTTCCCTCTCCTTTGACTATAAGCAGGTGGAGGATCTCGTCCATGTGCATTCACATGCTACATGTTGAATTAGATATCACTTATCCAATAGCTATAAAAAATATCCAAGAATGGGATACCTGTTGGAAAGTGAAAGTCTTCAAGATCCAATGTTTCTTCACTTTCCTAGAATACATTGGAGACAAGATCTTGTTTTGAGAAGGTGGAGAAAAACCAGAAGAGCTGTAGCAATTTTAGATGTGGTTCTGACTAATCGGGAGAAATTAATTG
Encoded here:
- the LOC115351060 gene encoding keratin, type II cytoskeletal 5-like; this encodes MSRQSTVRIQRGRSGFSAASAIVPNTCRTSFSSCSVTRVGNCNAGSGFARVGGGFGSKSLYNVGGCKRISVAGRGGSFYGSAGFGGGSGSVYGGGFGMPANLGYGYGAFGGGMGGPGFPAGGIHEVSVNQSLLKPLNLEIDPSIQRIRKEEKEQIKTLNNKFASFIDKVRFLEQQNKVLETKWSLLQEQGMKTVRNNLEPLFETYINNLRMQLNSLLSDKGRLEGELVNTQYLVEDFKKKYEDEINRRTVAENEFVTLKKDVDAAYMNKVELQAKVDALTEEINFLRALYEAELSQMQTQISDTSVVLTMDNNRNLDLDSIISEVKAQYEDIANRSRAEAESWYQTKYEELQATAGRHGDDLRNTKQEISELNRHVQRLRSEIDNVKKQCANLKAAIADAEERGEMALKDAKAKLAELEDALQQAKADLARQLREYQELMNVKLALDIEIATYRKLLEGEECRLAGDGVPVNISVTRTTVGTGYGGGSNLSMGGGICNMGNSFSCGSGPGVSSTTLGGGSSSSVKFVSTSSSRRSYRS